From the genome of Actinacidiphila yeochonensis CN732, one region includes:
- the nicT gene encoding Nickel transporter NicT: MSRAEWSRLGGMAAFIVALHVIGWFTLVAIVAPNHYAMGTKTFGVGIGLTAYTLGMRHAFDADHIAAIDNTTRKLMHEGKRPLSVGFWFSLGHSSIVFGLSLLLSFGVKSLAGPVQDDGSTLHDVTGWIGTTVSGAFLYAIAIINLLILGGIWKLFRRMREGFYDEAALEEHLNNRGLMNRLLGRVMKSVTKPWQMYPLGLLFGLGFDTATEIALLVLAGSGAASGLPWYAILCLPVLFAAGMCLLDTIDGSFMNFAYEWAFSQPVRKVYYNLTITGLSVAVALIIGTVELLGLVADKAHLHGAFWDWVGGLDLNTVGYVIVGLFILTWAVALMVWKYGDIEAKWTSGLRAADAGPEQPAD, from the coding sequence ATGTCCCGGGCGGAGTGGAGCAGGCTCGGCGGGATGGCCGCCTTCATCGTGGCGCTCCACGTGATCGGCTGGTTCACGCTCGTCGCCATCGTCGCGCCCAACCACTACGCGATGGGCACCAAGACCTTCGGCGTCGGCATCGGCCTGACCGCCTACACCCTGGGCATGCGCCACGCCTTCGACGCCGACCACATCGCCGCGATCGACAACACCACCCGCAAGCTCATGCACGAGGGCAAGCGGCCGCTGTCCGTCGGCTTCTGGTTCTCCCTCGGCCACTCCAGCATCGTCTTCGGCCTGTCGCTGCTGCTGTCGTTCGGCGTCAAGTCCCTGGCCGGCCCGGTGCAGGACGACGGCTCCACGCTGCACGACGTCACCGGCTGGATCGGCACCACCGTCTCGGGTGCGTTCCTGTACGCCATCGCGATCATCAACCTGCTGATCCTCGGCGGGATCTGGAAGCTGTTCCGGCGGATGCGCGAGGGCTTCTACGACGAGGCCGCGCTGGAGGAGCACCTCAACAACCGCGGCCTGATGAACCGGCTGCTGGGCCGGGTGATGAAGTCGGTCACCAAGCCCTGGCAGATGTACCCGCTGGGACTGCTCTTCGGCCTCGGCTTCGATACCGCCACCGAGATCGCGCTGCTGGTGCTGGCCGGCTCCGGCGCCGCGTCCGGGCTGCCCTGGTACGCGATCCTGTGCCTGCCGGTGCTCTTCGCCGCCGGAATGTGCCTGCTGGACACCATCGACGGCTCCTTCATGAACTTCGCCTACGAGTGGGCGTTCTCCCAGCCGGTCCGGAAGGTCTACTACAACCTGACGATCACCGGCCTGTCCGTGGCCGTCGCGCTCATCATCGGCACCGTCGAACTCCTCGGCCTGGTCGCCGACAAGGCGCACCTGCACGGGGCGTTCTGGGACTGGGTGGGCGGCCTGGACCTCAACACCGTCGGGTACGTGATCGTGGGCCTGTTCATACTGACGTGGGCCGTCGCGCTGATGGTGTGGAAGTACGGCGACATCGAGGCGAAGTGGACCTCCGGCCTGCGCGCGGCCGACGCCGGTCCGGAGCAGCCGGCGGACTGA
- a CDS encoding putative protein N(5)-glutamine methyltransferase, whose product MEPPADLVAALRAAGCVFAEEEAQVVCATTADPGERAAMVRRRAAGVPLEHVVGWAEFAGLRIGVEPGVFVPRRRSEFLAEQAVSLLPAGSGAVVLDLCCGTGAIGAALAAHGDRVEAHACDLDPAAVACAARNLAAAGGRVYRGDLFGALPPALRGRFHVIAANVPYVPTGDIALLPAEAREHEARLALDGGGDGLDVLRRVAAEAAAWLAPGGSVLSETSPEQAPAALAALRGAGLAARRAADEDRGALVVIGTRRP is encoded by the coding sequence GTGGAGCCGCCCGCCGACCTGGTGGCCGCGCTGCGGGCGGCGGGGTGCGTCTTCGCCGAGGAGGAGGCGCAGGTCGTCTGCGCCACCACCGCCGACCCGGGTGAGCGCGCCGCCATGGTCCGGCGGCGGGCCGCCGGGGTCCCGCTGGAACACGTCGTCGGCTGGGCGGAGTTCGCCGGCCTGCGGATCGGCGTGGAGCCGGGCGTCTTCGTACCGCGGCGGCGCTCCGAGTTCCTGGCCGAGCAGGCCGTGTCGCTGCTGCCGGCCGGGAGCGGCGCCGTCGTCCTGGACCTGTGCTGCGGAACGGGCGCGATCGGCGCCGCGCTGGCCGCCCACGGCGACCGGGTGGAGGCGCACGCCTGCGACCTCGACCCGGCGGCGGTCGCCTGCGCCGCCCGCAACCTCGCCGCCGCCGGCGGGCGGGTGTACCGGGGCGACCTGTTCGGCGCGCTGCCGCCGGCCCTGCGCGGCCGGTTCCACGTCATCGCCGCGAACGTCCCCTACGTGCCCACCGGCGACATCGCGCTGCTGCCCGCCGAGGCCCGCGAGCACGAGGCCCGCCTCGCTCTCGACGGCGGCGGCGACGGCCTCGACGTGCTGCGCCGGGTGGCCGCCGAGGCGGCGGCCTGGCTTGCGCCCGGCGGCAGCGTGCTGTCCGAGACCAGCCCGGAGCAGGCGCCTGCGGCACTGGCCGCGCTGCGCGGCGCGGGCCTGGCCGCCCGCCGTGCGGCCGACGAGGACCGCGGCGCGCTCGTCGTCATCGGAACCCGGCGGCCCTGA